Proteins from a genomic interval of Neodiprion lecontei isolate iyNeoLeco1 chromosome 2, iyNeoLeco1.1, whole genome shotgun sequence:
- the LOC107222250 gene encoding uncharacterized protein LOC107222250 isoform X1, with protein MQSTRSDIENNYTDQELLEILEGFENTELGSIMLNEWPTAGLVPLSSLEVEANLPDTRKSPSKRESSFAPAPEVTELASNPVPPTDQDSSFAALEVTEPVRKPLLLRTRSSSSAAIGGTGPASKLSFQTTGNSLNAALDAMAKNERVTEPVALKPLSLKVQNSQYEPVEHTDSTPEPLPPKERNPWPAPTVIEAGTSSERSQSLHQEESSCTAVVNEAAAVAKPGCPLSFQESTSAVQKSPEPEPSSSRQKLHQQPCYGRPRKIQKVAKNRKIFHSPSPPPPILRNFY; from the exons ATGCAGAGCACCAGAAGCGACATCGAGAACAATTATACTG ATCAGGAGTTGCTCGAAATTCTGGAAGGGTTCGAGAACACCGAGTTGGGTAGCATCATGCTGAACGAATGGCCGACAGCGGGGCTAGTGCCACTTTCATCATTGGAAGTTGAAGCTAATCTACCCGATACCCGTAAATCTCCGAGCAAGCGAGAATCATCATTTGCCCCGGCCCCGGAAGTTACAGAACTTGCCTCAAATCCTGTTCCTCCAACGGACCAGGATTCGTCGTTCGCAGCTCTGGAAGTTACGGAACCTGTCCGGAAACCTCTTCTCCTTCGTACGAGAAGTTCATCTTCCGCAGCGATAGGAGGTACAGGCCCTGCCTCGAAACTTAGTTTTCAAACGACAGGAAATTCATTGAATGCAGCGTTGGACGCCATGGCCAAAAACGAAAGAGTAACAGAACCCGTGGCCCTGAAACCTCTTTCTCtaaaagtacaaaattcaCAGTATGAACCTGTGGAACATACTGACTCAACCCCAGAACCACTTCCTCCAAAGGAAAGAAATCCATGGCCTGCACCTACGGTAATAGAAGCAGGCACTTCTTCAGAACGCTCTCAATCTCTGCATCAAGAAGAATCATCGTGTACAGCGGTTGTGAATGAAGCAGCTGCTGTAGCTAAGCCCGGTTGTCCTTTGAGCTTTCAAGAATCGACTTCTGCTGTTCAAAAGTCACCAGAACCGGAGCCATCAAGCTCGAGACAAAAGTTGCATCAACAACCGTGCTACGGTCGTCCGAGAAAGATTCAGAAAGTCGCAAAGAATCGTAAGATTTTTCACagcccctcccctcccccccctatattacgtaatttttattaa
- the LOC124293088 gene encoding uncharacterized protein LOC124293088 isoform X1: MQEGDKRGVILVDEMKLSEGVFFDQQSMKFCGFVDLGRHTPDDLKNKTADRALVFKFVPFRGRWVQSLDCFLSKNACKSEPLHKHILECIVLMENSPICIDAVIIDGASWNRGVWEIFGVDENNISCEHPCDSLRRLRMISDFNHLLKCFRTSTLDDRLQEFKTPYGTVEKRHWEALLEEENYRQPNMKIAYKLTPAHLKPNGFQAMNVPLATEVFGHEVSVAMAHYQPMCNKLKDSTPTQKFIDLIFNLVQAMSSHIPGDALYAKDDCRNKQAILKFLQFYEDWEKFEKKIPVSRSTSVGLKVTLRATLEILDMLKDVCDSKYLMTATLSQDPLERFFSVMRYSCGGNDHPDPKMFAQVYRLASSFSLIRPPRGCNVSGTDLLKSPKVIASAIKHFKEYDLDAIFKENTGCKHSDWCSESAIGIEDVQNCVDRRNDTCKTDSFMPVIESMEEWLKNPWSTD, from the exons ATGCAGGAAGGAGACAAACGAGGGGTGATTTTGGTTGACGAAATGAAATTGAGCGAAGGAGTATTTTTCGACCAACAATCTATGAAATTTTGCGGCTTTGTGGACTTGGGAAGACATACCCCcgatgatttgaaaaataaaacggcAGATCGTGCCttagtttttaaatttgtaccTTTCAGAGGTAGATGGGTTCAATCCTTGGATTGCTTCCTTTCAAAGAATGCGTGTAAAAGCGAACCACTACATAAGCACATTTTAGAATGTATCGTGCTTATGGAAAATAGTCCTATATGTATTGATGCTGTTATTATAGATGGTGCATCATGGAACCGAGGCGTTTGGGAAATTTTTGGTGTAGACGAAAACAACATCAGCTGTGAACATCCTTGCGATAGCTTGAGGCGATTACGGATGATATCAGATTTCAATCATTTACTCAAATGCTTTCGAACTTCTACGTTAGATGATAGACTTCAAGAGTTCAAG acaccttACGGAACTGTTGAAAAACGGCATTGGGAAGCTCTCTTGGAAGAGGAAAATTATCGGCAACCAAACATGAAAATTGCTTACAAGCTAACACCAGCGCACTTGAAACCAAACGGCTTTCAAGCGATGAATGTTCCTCTAGCAACTGAA GTGTTTGGTCATGAGGTATCTGTTGCGATGGCACACTACCAACCAATGtgcaataaattaaaagatTCGACTCCGACGCAAAAGTTTATTGATCTCATTTTCAACTTAGTCCAAGCTATGTCATCGCATATACCAGGAGATGCTTTGTACGCTAAAGATGATTGTCGTAACAAACAG GCAATACTGAAATTCCTCCAATTTTATGAAGATTGGGAAAAGTTTGAGAAGAAAATACCTGTTTCGAGGAGTACTTCAGTAGGGTTAAAAGTTACCTTACGGGCAACACTAGAAATTTTGGACATGCTCAAAGACGTTTGTGATTCTAAATATTTGATGACAGCAACTTTATCCCAAGACCCTTTGGAG agatttttttctgtcatGAGATATTCTTGTGGAGGAAATGATCATCCCGATCCAAAAATGTTTGCCCAAGTATATCGCTTAGCATCTTCTTTTTCCCTCATACGTCCACCAAGAGGGTGTAATGTTTCGGGCACGGATCTTCTAAAAAGTCCAAAAGTAATCGCATCTGCGATAAAACATTTTAAGGAATACGATTTAGATGCtatatttaaagaaaatacagGTTGCAAGCATTCTGATTGGTGTTCAGAAAGTGCGATTGGAATAGAGGACGTGCAAAATTGCGTCGATCGCCGAAATGATACTTGCAAAACAGATTCATTTATGCCAGTAATTGAATCAATGGAAGAATGGCTAAAAAATCCATGGTCAACTGATTGA
- the LOC124293089 gene encoding uncharacterized protein LOC124293089 — translation MCGDIDSWLKKQPEGRRNKLLYPGNCIKWDGKIGYWRHIIELYLFNPKLSDKLILTEEHVFPTGKTKMRVKFAAQIFSCTVANGLRQMANHKLNEGLINVMEHVKIWETASILEDIDLMFDMTNGSDKPTDPKANTTRKQVTTSSPHDEQWRRYQNIAATKFWFEYSTGKKVNTPTPDALAVTLRSMQGLWEDLQSEGFNQLNSRYLNQDGLENFFGLMRQECGDCHHPTCLHLEAAFKTALVTRFAGTYRPGFNCEAEEKSSMIINLGDLLSQDTNKFHVAYHEVENRCIQAPEISNDNAMFAIEYYEDKNQAASSTSNDCNDSFPPTLHLTDNTDCCEYYFPELENLDEKLESDNFVPLNNCVAADIIGQRLLKKLKNTDCSVCKVLFIDNAEQSGL, via the coding sequence ATGTGTGGTGACATTGATTCGTGGTTAAAGAAGCAACCAGAGGGACGAAGAAATAAGTTATTATATCCTGGTAATTGCATCAAATGGGACGGGAAAATTGGTTACTGGCGACACATTATAGAACTTTATCTTTTTAATCCTAAGCTTTCAGACAAATTAATCTTAACCGAAGAACACGTATTTCCAACCGGAAAAACCAAAATGAGGGTAAAATTTGCTGCTCAAATTTTTAGCTGTACAGTTGCCAATGGTCTTCGGCAAATGGCAAATCATAAATTGAATGAGGGCTTAATCAATGTTATGGAGCATGTTAAAATTTGGGAAACAGCTAGTATTTTGGAAGACATTGATTTAATGTTCGACATGACTAATGGCAGTGATAAACCTACTGACCCAAAAGCTAATACAACAAGAAAACAAGTTACCACTTCATCACCTCATGACGAACAATGGAGACGATACCAAAATATAGCCGCCACAAAATTTTGGTTTGAATACAGCACCGGTAAAAAAGTCAATACGCCGACTCCAGATGCTCTAGCTGTTACTCTTCGCTCGATGCAAGGTTTATGGGAAGATTTGCAGTCAGAAGGATTTAATCAACTAAATTCACGGTATTTAAATCAAGACGGACTTGAAAACTTCTTCGGACTCATGCGGCAGGAATGTGGCGACTGTCACCACCCGACTTGTTTGCACTTGGAAGCTGCCTTTAAAACTGCTTTGGTTACGAGATTTGCTGGTACTTATCGCCCAGGTTTTAATTGTGAAGCTGAAGAAAAATCATCGATGATTATAAATCTGGGAGATCTACTTTCACAAgatacaaataaatttcatgtGGCTTATCATGAAGTTGAAAACCGTTGTATTCAAGCCCCGGAGATATCTAATGATAACGCAATGTTCGCAATAGAATATTATGAAGATAAAAACCAAGCAGCTTCATCGACGAGCAACGACTGCAATGACAGCTTTCCACCTACGTTACATCTTACTGATAATACGGATTGTTGCGAATACTATTTCCcagaattagaaaatcttGACGAAAAATTGGAAAGTGATAACTTTGTCCCTCTGAATAATTGTGTGGCAGCAGATATTATCGGACAaagattgttaaaaaaattaaaaaatactgaTTGTTCAGTTTGTAAAGTATTATTCATTGATAATGCTGAGCAATCTGGTCTttaa
- the LOC124293088 gene encoding uncharacterized protein LOC124293088 isoform X2: protein MDQRICIKFCVKNGIKCSKTLEMLTVAYDGASWNRGVWEIFGVDENNISCEHPCDSLRRLRMISDFNHLLKCFRTSTLDDRLQEFKTPYGTVEKRHWEALLEEENYRQPNMKIAYKLTPAHLKPNGFQAMNVPLATEVFGHEVSVAMAHYQPMCNKLKDSTPTQKFIDLIFNLVQAMSSHIPGDALYAKDDCRNKQAILKFLQFYEDWEKFEKKIPVSRSTSVGLKVTLRATLEILDMLKDVCDSKYLMTATLSQDPLERFFSVMRYSCGGNDHPDPKMFAQVYRLASSFSLIRPPRGCNVSGTDLLKSPKVIASAIKHFKEYDLDAIFKENTGCKHSDWCSESAIGIEDVQNCVDRRNDTCKTDSFMPVIESMEEWLKNPWSTD from the exons ATGGATCAAAGAATTTGCatcaaattttgtgtaaaaaatggaattaagtgctccaaaACACTTGAAATGTTGACAGTGGCATACG ATGGTGCATCATGGAACCGAGGCGTTTGGGAAATTTTTGGTGTAGACGAAAACAACATCAGCTGTGAACATCCTTGCGATAGCTTGAGGCGATTACGGATGATATCAGATTTCAATCATTTACTCAAATGCTTTCGAACTTCTACGTTAGATGATAGACTTCAAGAGTTCAAG acaccttACGGAACTGTTGAAAAACGGCATTGGGAAGCTCTCTTGGAAGAGGAAAATTATCGGCAACCAAACATGAAAATTGCTTACAAGCTAACACCAGCGCACTTGAAACCAAACGGCTTTCAAGCGATGAATGTTCCTCTAGCAACTGAA GTGTTTGGTCATGAGGTATCTGTTGCGATGGCACACTACCAACCAATGtgcaataaattaaaagatTCGACTCCGACGCAAAAGTTTATTGATCTCATTTTCAACTTAGTCCAAGCTATGTCATCGCATATACCAGGAGATGCTTTGTACGCTAAAGATGATTGTCGTAACAAACAG GCAATACTGAAATTCCTCCAATTTTATGAAGATTGGGAAAAGTTTGAGAAGAAAATACCTGTTTCGAGGAGTACTTCAGTAGGGTTAAAAGTTACCTTACGGGCAACACTAGAAATTTTGGACATGCTCAAAGACGTTTGTGATTCTAAATATTTGATGACAGCAACTTTATCCCAAGACCCTTTGGAG agatttttttctgtcatGAGATATTCTTGTGGAGGAAATGATCATCCCGATCCAAAAATGTTTGCCCAAGTATATCGCTTAGCATCTTCTTTTTCCCTCATACGTCCACCAAGAGGGTGTAATGTTTCGGGCACGGATCTTCTAAAAAGTCCAAAAGTAATCGCATCTGCGATAAAACATTTTAAGGAATACGATTTAGATGCtatatttaaagaaaatacagGTTGCAAGCATTCTGATTGGTGTTCAGAAAGTGCGATTGGAATAGAGGACGTGCAAAATTGCGTCGATCGCCGAAATGATACTTGCAAAACAGATTCATTTATGCCAGTAATTGAATCAATGGAAGAATGGCTAAAAAATCCATGGTCAACTGATTGA
- the LOC124293088 gene encoding uncharacterized protein LOC124293088 isoform X3: MQTFKKNDGASWNRGVWEIFGVDENNISCEHPCDSLRRLRMISDFNHLLKCFRTSTLDDRLQEFKTPYGTVEKRHWEALLEEENYRQPNMKIAYKLTPAHLKPNGFQAMNVPLATEVFGHEVSVAMAHYQPMCNKLKDSTPTQKFIDLIFNLVQAMSSHIPGDALYAKDDCRNKQAILKFLQFYEDWEKFEKKIPVSRSTSVGLKVTLRATLEILDMLKDVCDSKYLMTATLSQDPLERFFSVMRYSCGGNDHPDPKMFAQVYRLASSFSLIRPPRGCNVSGTDLLKSPKVIASAIKHFKEYDLDAIFKENTGCKHSDWCSESAIGIEDVQNCVDRRNDTCKTDSFMPVIESMEEWLKNPWSTD, from the exons atgcaaacgTTTAAAAAGAACG ATGGTGCATCATGGAACCGAGGCGTTTGGGAAATTTTTGGTGTAGACGAAAACAACATCAGCTGTGAACATCCTTGCGATAGCTTGAGGCGATTACGGATGATATCAGATTTCAATCATTTACTCAAATGCTTTCGAACTTCTACGTTAGATGATAGACTTCAAGAGTTCAAG acaccttACGGAACTGTTGAAAAACGGCATTGGGAAGCTCTCTTGGAAGAGGAAAATTATCGGCAACCAAACATGAAAATTGCTTACAAGCTAACACCAGCGCACTTGAAACCAAACGGCTTTCAAGCGATGAATGTTCCTCTAGCAACTGAA GTGTTTGGTCATGAGGTATCTGTTGCGATGGCACACTACCAACCAATGtgcaataaattaaaagatTCGACTCCGACGCAAAAGTTTATTGATCTCATTTTCAACTTAGTCCAAGCTATGTCATCGCATATACCAGGAGATGCTTTGTACGCTAAAGATGATTGTCGTAACAAACAG GCAATACTGAAATTCCTCCAATTTTATGAAGATTGGGAAAAGTTTGAGAAGAAAATACCTGTTTCGAGGAGTACTTCAGTAGGGTTAAAAGTTACCTTACGGGCAACACTAGAAATTTTGGACATGCTCAAAGACGTTTGTGATTCTAAATATTTGATGACAGCAACTTTATCCCAAGACCCTTTGGAG agatttttttctgtcatGAGATATTCTTGTGGAGGAAATGATCATCCCGATCCAAAAATGTTTGCCCAAGTATATCGCTTAGCATCTTCTTTTTCCCTCATACGTCCACCAAGAGGGTGTAATGTTTCGGGCACGGATCTTCTAAAAAGTCCAAAAGTAATCGCATCTGCGATAAAACATTTTAAGGAATACGATTTAGATGCtatatttaaagaaaatacagGTTGCAAGCATTCTGATTGGTGTTCAGAAAGTGCGATTGGAATAGAGGACGTGCAAAATTGCGTCGATCGCCGAAATGATACTTGCAAAACAGATTCATTTATGCCAGTAATTGAATCAATGGAAGAATGGCTAAAAAATCCATGGTCAACTGATTGA
- the LOC107222250 gene encoding uncharacterized protein LOC107222250 isoform X2 → MQSTRSDIENNYTDQELLEILEGFENTELGSIMLNEWPTAGLVPLSSLEVEANLPDTRKSPSKRESSFAPAPEVTELASNPVPPTDQDSSFAALEVTEPVRKPLLLRTRSSSSAAIGGTGPASKLSFQTTGNSLNAALDAMAKNERVTEPVALKPLSLKVQNSQYEPVEHTDSTPEPLPPKERNPWPAPTVIEAGTSSERSQSLHQEESSCTAVVNEAAAVAKPGCPLSFQESTSAVQKSPEPEPSSSRQKLHQQPCYGRPRKIQKVAKNQDPCPKHYTLLVDV, encoded by the exons ATGCAGAGCACCAGAAGCGACATCGAGAACAATTATACTG ATCAGGAGTTGCTCGAAATTCTGGAAGGGTTCGAGAACACCGAGTTGGGTAGCATCATGCTGAACGAATGGCCGACAGCGGGGCTAGTGCCACTTTCATCATTGGAAGTTGAAGCTAATCTACCCGATACCCGTAAATCTCCGAGCAAGCGAGAATCATCATTTGCCCCGGCCCCGGAAGTTACAGAACTTGCCTCAAATCCTGTTCCTCCAACGGACCAGGATTCGTCGTTCGCAGCTCTGGAAGTTACGGAACCTGTCCGGAAACCTCTTCTCCTTCGTACGAGAAGTTCATCTTCCGCAGCGATAGGAGGTACAGGCCCTGCCTCGAAACTTAGTTTTCAAACGACAGGAAATTCATTGAATGCAGCGTTGGACGCCATGGCCAAAAACGAAAGAGTAACAGAACCCGTGGCCCTGAAACCTCTTTCTCtaaaagtacaaaattcaCAGTATGAACCTGTGGAACATACTGACTCAACCCCAGAACCACTTCCTCCAAAGGAAAGAAATCCATGGCCTGCACCTACGGTAATAGAAGCAGGCACTTCTTCAGAACGCTCTCAATCTCTGCATCAAGAAGAATCATCGTGTACAGCGGTTGTGAATGAAGCAGCTGCTGTAGCTAAGCCCGGTTGTCCTTTGAGCTTTCAAGAATCGACTTCTGCTGTTCAAAAGTCACCAGAACCGGAGCCATCAAGCTCGAGACAAAAGTTGCATCAACAACCGTGCTACGGTCGTCCGAGAAAGATTCAGAAAGTCGCAAAGAATC AAGATCCGTGCCCGAAACATTACACCCTCTTGGTGGACGTATGA
- the LOC107227894 gene encoding piggyBac transposable element-derived protein 4-like: protein MDKWMTNVSYDDMELGDDMEFSSDSDLSEMFGEAGYKGRIPNECNKKRRLLSSSSESDSENIEELPDIDPRQFLWSAQNLAAKVFDFDENLPGIKANIDDKSSILEIFQLFISENMVEHIVRESNAYYTTKTISSKHSRLLAWKNTTVTEMYRFFALSMLMSRVKKVSIEEYWSTDELLRTESFPRIMTKDRYKSLLQMLHFHDNNETTNQDVLIKIRSIIDKLRNSFSRAFYPYKYLCIDESLLLFKGRCFFKQYIPSKRSRFGIKSFVICDCHTGYIQDFIVYCGARTDITNNNLAEIGKSGNIVMTLMEPYLNKGHVLVTDNWYSSPALFSLLHHNRTHAFGTVKKNRRGMPNISNKLCKGEVAFKSTDKLLALKWMDKREVLMLSSYHSAEFIETKRNDVKTGRPILKPTVVVDYNRVMGAVDKTDMILNSINTIRKTLKWYKKLFFHMVDLSIYNTFILYKITSKKNITFAKFHLRLIREILLKYSNTNICNNKSGGQTASKDDMLRLISTHFPSKYINPTGKRRNGRRKCVVCRKHKKRTETQFECKECKVGLCIEPCFKLYHTKEHY, encoded by the coding sequence ATGGACAAATGGATGACAAATGTGAGCTACGATGATATGGAACTTGGGGATGATATGGAGTTTTCATCGGATTCTGACCTGTCTGAAATGTTTGGAGAAGCTGGATACAAAGGTAGAATTCCAAATGAATGTAATAAAAAGCGCCGCCTACTGTCAAGTAGTTCGGAATCTGATTCTGAAAACATTGAGGAATTACCAGACATCGATCCGCGGCAATTTCTTTGGAGCGCACAAAATTTGGCTGCAAAAGTtttcgattttgatgaaaaccTACCAGGAATTAAAGCAAATATTGACGATAAATCGTCAATATTAGAAATCTTTCAGCTTTTCATTTCGGAAAATATGGTTGAACATATTGTAAGAGAAAGCAATGCTTATTATACCACGAAAACTATAAGCAGTAAGCACTCACGATTGTTGGCATGGAAAAATACAACAGTTACCGAAATGTATAGATTCTTTGCTCTGTCGATGTTAATGTCAAGAGTAAAAAAAGTATCAATAGAAGAATATTGGTCAACCGACGAGTTATTACGAACGGAAAGTTTTCCAAGAATAATGACAAAAGACAGGTATAAATCTCTATTACAAATGCTACATTTTCATGATAACAATGAAACAACAAATCAAGACGTGCTAATAAAAATTCGGAGCATCATCGACAAACTgcgaaattctttttcacgaGCATTTTACCCGTACAAGTATTTATGCATCGACGAAAGTTTGCTGCTTTTCAAAGGACGATGTTTCTTCAAGCAGTATATACCTTCGAAACGAAGCAGATTTGGCATCAAGTCGTTTGTTATTTGTGACTGTCATACTGGAtatattcaagattttattGTCTATTGTGGAGCGCGCACGGATATAACTAACAATAATTTAGCAGAAATTGGAAAATCAGGAAATATTGTCATGACGTTGATGGAACCGTATCTAAATAAGGGTCATGTTTTAGTTACCGATAACTGGTATTCAAGCCCGgcattattttctctcttacaTCACAATAGGACACATGCATTTGGAACCGTGAAGAAAAATAGACGTGGAATGCCTAATATATCCAATAAATTATGCAAAGGCGAAGTTGCATTTAAATCTACGGATAAACTATTAGCACTAAAATGGATGGACAAAAGGGAAGTGCTAATGTTATCAAGTTATCATTCTGCTGAATTtatagaaacaaaaagaaatgatGTTAAAACGGGAAGACCAATTCTAAAACCAACTGTCGTAGTGGACTATAATCGCGTTATGGGAGCAGTCGATAAAACGGatatgattttgaattccatTAATACTATTCGTAAAACTCTAAAATGgtataagaaattatttttccacatGGTGGACCTTTCGATTTACAATACTTTCATACTTTACAAAATTACGTCCAAAAAGAATATAACATTTGCGAAATTTCATTTACGTCTCATTCGAGAAATTCTacttaaatattcaaatacaaatatatgtaaCAATAAGTCTGGAGGCCAAACTGCGTCCAAAGATGATATGTTACGTTTGATTTCAACACATTTTCCATCCAAATATATCAATCCCACAGGAAAGCGGCGGAACGGTCGGCGGAAATGTGTGGTTTGCAGAAAACACAAAAAGCGTACCGAAACACAATTTGAATGTAAAGAATGTAAAGTTGGTTTATGTATTGAACCCTGCTTTAAATTGTACCACACAAAGGaacattattaa
- the LOC107217860 gene encoding piggyBac transposable element-derived protein 4-like, which translates to MDDAEIVRMVDQLNLAHSDEEEIVAPRSRHPRKIYSDSEASDDSESELEGNDTEEELRDFREVTVANDSEYNPRPQFMEIAGPKHMPARNSMPRAYFDLFFTEEFLSLLRNETNRYARQFLNRINVPSGSRTTEWKATTVSEVRAFIAVLLEMGITRRPTLFSYWSTNHRQIPWFGQMFSRNRFQLVCRFFHVVDNEKLPARDNPEYDPTAKFQPVVIHANNKFKFHYSPNQHLSIDESLVGSKCRTSLIQYLPNKKHHRWGIKFWMLTDAVTHYCLSFFCYRGARDQTDKEEIKKNGLGHVVIHKLLNMGNYFMKGYHVVADNFFTSIPLARALFEKGTYLTGTIRSNRKYIPSFMKTKLQEGASKYARNNEVLLLAYREKKSQKKNVLLMSTFEKAQNKTTTIRKRNAQIQVEKPAIVAEYNKDMGGVDTSDMMLYSYLDERRAIKYWKKVVFSIFSRMVLNAYILYRHNTDGKTKTRLEFITDVIQSITTEWLALKRIAHDTPLAETSTNVPRIGVRKLPEKLERVCVVCSRKDGGPKRKSRTVCNKCNKGLHGVCISSHEC; encoded by the coding sequence ATGGATGACGCGGAAATAGTCCGAATGGTTGACCAGTTGAATCTAGCACATAGTGACGAGGAAGAAATCGTGGCACCAAGAAGTCGGCATCCACGTAAGATCTACAGTGATAGTGAAGCGAGCGATGATAGCGAATCAGAATTAGAGGGAAACGATACCGAGGAAGAGCTGAGAGATTTCCGTGAAGTTACCGTGGCCAACGACAGCGAATATAATCCTCGCCCACAATTTATGGAGATTGCTGGGCCTAAACATATGCCAGCAAGAAATTCCATGCCGAGAGCGTattttgatcttttttttacggAAGAATTTTTGAGCTTATTGAGAAATGAGACGAATCGATATGCCAGGCAGTTCCTCAATAGAATCAATGTTCCCTCAGGATCCAGAACAACAGAGTGGAAGGCAACCACAGTTTCAGAAGTAAGGGCTTTTATTGCTGTGCTCTTGGAAATGGGTATAACACGTAGACCGACACTTTTCAGTTATTGGTCAACAAACCACAGACAAATCCCATGGTTTGGCCAAATGTTCAGTCGCAACAGATTTCAATTAGTTTGTAGGTTTTTCCACGTAGTagacaatgaaaaattaccaGCACGTGATAATCCAGAATATGACCCTACAGCGAAATTTCAACCAGTCGTTATCCATGCAAACAAtaagttcaaatttcattattcgcCTAACCAACATCTGAGTATTGACGAATCATTAGTCGGCTCGAAGTGTAGAACGTCGTTGATTCAATATCTGCCAAATAAAAAGCATCACAGGTGGGGTATCAAGTTTTGGATGTTGACTGATGCAGTTACCCATTACTGCTTATCGTTCTTCTGCTATAGAGGAGCTAGGGATCAaaccgataaagaagaaataaagaagaatgGTCTTGGCCACGTCGTGATtcataaattattgaatatgGGCAATTATTTTATGAAAGGCTATCACGTGGTAGCAGACAACTTTTTTACAAGCATTCCCTTAGCAAGAGCACTGTTTGAAAAAGGGACATATCTGACTGGCACAATCCGCAGCAACAGGAAATATATTCCATCATTTATGAAGACTAAATTGCAAGAGGGCGCATCTAAGTACGCCCGAAATAATGAAGTCTTACTATTAGCGTACCGGGAAAAAAAGTCgcagaagaaaaatgttttactgaTGTCCACATTTGAGAAGGCTCAGAACAAAACGACTACAATCAGGAAAAGGAATGCACAAATACAGGTCGAAAAACCAGCAATCGTAGCTGAATATAACAAAGACATGGGAGGCGTAGACACGTCAGACATGATGCTATATTCATACTTAGATGAAAGAAGAGCCAtcaaatattggaaaaaagtAGTTTTCTCCATTTTCTCCCGAATGGTGTTGAATGCCTACATATTATATCGGCACAATACAGACGGCAAAACCAAAACAAGACTGGAATTCATTACTGATGTTATCCAGTCGATAACCACTGAATGGTTGGCACTAAAGAGGATAGCACACGACACACCATTAGCGGAAACTTCAACAAATGTGCCCCGCATAGGTGTACGGAAACTGCCTGAAAAACTGGAAAGGGTTTGCGTGGTGTGCAGCAGAAAGGATGGTGGCCCAAAGAGAAAATCACGCACAGTTTGCAATAAGTGCAACAAAGGATTGCATGGAGTGTGCATTAGTAGCCACGAAtgctaa